One Oryza brachyantha chromosome 3, ObraRS2, whole genome shotgun sequence DNA segment encodes these proteins:
- the LOC102721250 gene encoding UDP-glucuronic acid decarboxylase 1-like: MVPRTCGICGEQATAAGREASHPAPRHHVPAPPPPLATTAPPPPETGAPAPAPAMKQLSRQSSLSKQHRPHHHHRLSLSRSLASYLFREQRLLFVLLGFLLASSFFLLYPSLTPHPNPLSSSSSVAAASTVAARIRRGGASSVISAAARRLPVGVRKPSLRVVVTGGAGFVGSHLVDKLLARGDSVIVVDNFFTGSKENVAHHLSNPRLELIRHDVVEPILLEVDQIYHLACPASPVHYKFNPIKTIKTNVMGTLNMLGLAKRVGARFLLTSTSEVYGDPLEHPQKESYWGHVNPIGVRSCYDEGKRTAETLTMDYHRGAGVEVRIARIFNTYGPRMCLDDGRVVSNFVAQTLRKQPMTVYGDGKQTRSFQYVSDLVDGLVTLMESEHIGPFNLGNPGEFTMLELAQVVKETIDPSARVEFKPNTADDPHMRKPDISKAKSLLQWEPKISLKQGLPRMVSDFQKRIMDEN, encoded by the exons ATGGTTCCACGCACGTGCGGCATCTGCGGGGAGCAGGCCACCGCGGCGGGCAGGGAAGCATCGCATCCGGCTCCGCGCCACCACGTGCcagcgcctcctccgcctctcgccaccaccgcacctccgcctccggaGACCGgagcaccggcgccggcgccggccatgaAGCAGCTCAGCCGGCAGTCGAGCCTCAGCAAGCAGCACCGaccgcaccaccaccaccgcctctccctctcccgctcCCTCGCCTCCTACCTCTTCCGCGAGCAGCGCCTCCTCTTCGTCCTCCTCGgcttcctcctcgcctcctccttcttcctcctctaccCGTCCCTCACCCCGCACCCcaaccctctctcctcctcctcctccgtggcTGCCGCCAGTACGGTCGCCGCCAGaatccgccgcggcggcgcgtcgtctgtcatctccgccgccgcgcgccgcctccccgtcgGCGTCCGCAAGCCGTCGCTCCGCGTCGTCGTCACGGGAGGCGCGGGTTTCGTCGGGAGCCACCTCGTCGACAAGCTCCTCGCCCGCGGGGACAgcgtcatcgtcgtcgataACTTCTTCACGGGGAGCAAGGAGAACGTCGCGCACCACCTCAGCAACCCGCGGCTCGAGCTCATCCGACACGACGTCGTCGAGCCCATCCTCCTCGAGGTCGACCAGATCTACCACCTCGCCTGCCCGGCGTCCCCCGTCCATTACAAATTCAACCCCATCAAGACCATC AAGACAAATGTGATGGGGACCTTGAACATGCTGGGACTGGCAAAGAGAGTTGGAGCAAGGTTCTTATTGACCAGTACCAGTGAGGTGTATGGTGATCCTCTTGAACATCCACAGAAAGAGAGCTACTGGGGCCATGTCAATCCCATAG GTGTTAGGAGTTGTTATGATGAGGGGAAGAGAACGGCAGAAACTCTGACCATGGATTACCATCGTGGGGCTGGCGTTGAG GTGAGAATTGCACGAATATTCAACACATATGGCCCTCGTATGTGTTTAGACGATGGTCGAGTTGTTAGCAACTTCGTTGCTCAG ACTTTGCGGAAACAGCCAATGACAGTTTATGGTGATGGAAAGCAGACTAGAAGCTTTCAATATGTTTCAGATTTG GTTGATGGATTAGTAACTCTGATGGAAAGTGAGCATATAGGACCTTTCAACTTGGGAAATCCTGGAGAATTTACCATGTTAGAGCTTGCTCAG GTAGTGAAAGAGACAATTGACCCAAGTGCTCGTGTTGAGTTCAAACCCAACACTGCAGATGATCCACACATGAGAAAACCAGACATTTCTAAGGCCAA
- the LOC102721528 gene encoding ankyrin repeat-containing protein ITN1, producing MAADSDRGEGDLEIEIGPASPVEEGGAGDDGRPALEASGSGKRLDQSPPGVVRRPGLVMSNSAKRLDQSPAASPSPSRPVLVMSHSSNRLDQSPARPVLVMSRSSNRLDQSPASSPASSRGSVLVMSGSSNRLDSSQPSPSPSPSPTAAAAAAPVLVLSNSGKRMDQAGRKKYVKQVTGRHNDTELHLAAQRGDLEAVRQIIAEINAQMTGTGEEFDTEVAEIRAAVVNEPNEVEETALLIAAERGFLDIVVELLKHSDKESLTRKNKSGFDALHVAAKEGHRDIVKVLLDHDPSLGKTFGQSNVTPLITAAIRGHIEVVNLLLERVSGLVEISKGNGKNALHFAARQGHVEIVKALLDADPQLARRTDKKGQTALHMAVKGTSAGVVRALVNADPAIVMLPDRNGNLALHVATRKKRSEIVNELLLLPDMNVNALTRDRKTAFDIAEGLPLSEESAEIKDCLSRAGAVRANDLNQPRDELRKTVTEIKKDVHTQLEQARKTNKNVSGIAKELRKLHREGINNATNSVTVVAVLFATVAFAAIFTVPGGNDNNGVAIAVHAVSFKVFFIFNAIALFTSLAVVVVQITLVRGETKAERRVVGVINKLMWLASVCTTVAFISSAYIVVGRHFQWAALLVTLVGGMIMAGVLGTMTYYVVRSKRTRSIRKKVKSTRRSGSNSWQQNSDFSDSEIDRIYAI from the exons atggccgccgaTTCCGACAGAG GGGAGGGGGATTTGGAGATTGAGATTGGGCCGGCGTCGCCtgtggaggagggaggggcgggcgacgacggccggccggcgctggAGGCGAGCGGCTCCGGGAAGCGGCTGGACCAGTCGCCGCCCGGGGTGGTGAGGCGGCCCGGGCTGGTGATGTCCAACTCCGCGAAGCGGTTGGAccagtcgccggcggcgtcgccgtcgccgtcgcggccggTGCTGGTGATGTCCCACTCGAGCAACCGGCTGGACCagtcgccggcgcggccggtgcTGGTGATGTCGCGCTCCAGCAACCGGCTGGACCAGTCCCCGGCGTCGTCGCCAGCGTCCTCCAGGGGCTCGGTGCTGGTGATGTCCGGCTCCAGTAATCGGCTGGACAGCTCGCagccgtccccgtccccgtcgccatcgcccacGGCCGCTGCGGCGGCTGCGCCGGTCCTGGTGCTCTCGAACTCCGGCAAGAGGATGGACCAGGCGGGGCGGAAGAAGTACGTCAAGCAGGTGACCGGCCGACACAACGATACGGAGCTCCACCTCGCCGCGCAGCGCGGAGACCTCGAGGCTGTGCGCCAGATCATCGCCGAAATCAACGCGCAGATGACTGGCACTGGGGAGGAGTTCGACACTGAGGTCGCGGagatccgcgccgccgtggtgAACGAGCCCAACGAGGTGGAGGAGACCGCGCTGCTCATCGCCGCGGAGAGGGGGTTCCTTGACATCGTCGTCGAGCTGCTCAAGCACTCCGACAAGGAGAGCCTCACGAGGAAGAACAAGTCCGGATTCGATGCTCTACATGTCGCCGCAAAAGAAGGCCACCGAG ATATTGTAAAGGTACTCCTGGATCATGATCCATCCCTTGGGAAGACGTTTGGCCAATCAAATGTGACGCCTCTGATAACCGCAGCGATTAGAGGCCACATTGAGGTAGTGAACCTGCTACTGGAGAGAGTTTCTGGGTTGGTTGAGATATCAAAGGGGAATGGAAAGAACGCCTTGCATTTTGCTGCCCGTCAGGGGCATGTTGAAATTGTCAAGGCTTTGCTAGACGCAGATCCTCAGCTTGCTCGGAGGACTGATAAGAAAGGCCAGACTGCTTTGCACATGGCAGTGAAAGGAACTAGTGCGGGGGTTGTTAGGGCACTAGTGAATGCTGATCCAGCTATTGTCATGCTACCTGACAGAAATGGCAACTTAGCTTTGCATGTTGCCACTAGGAAGAAACGATCAGAG ATTGTAAATGAGCTTCTGCTTCTTCCAGACATGAATGTCAATGCACTTACTAGGGATCGCAAGACTGCATTTGACATAGCTGAGGGTCTTCCACTTTCAGAGGAATCTGCAGAGATAAAGGATTGTCTCTCTCGTGCTGGCGCAGTCAGAGCAAATGATCTGAACCAGCCTCGAGACGAGCTCAGAAAAACAGTGACTGAGATCAAGAAGGATGTGCACACACAACTTGAGCAAGCAAgaaaaaccaacaaaaatgTTTCTGGCATAGCAAAGGAGCTGAGGAAACTCCATAGGGAAGGCATCAACAATGCAACCAATTCTGTCACCGTTGTGGCTGTGCTCTTTGCTACGGTTGCATTTGCTGCAATATTCACTGTGCCAGGCGGTAATGATAACAACGGTGTGGCAATAGCTGTGCATGCAGTATCCTTCAAggtcttcttcatcttcaatGCCATCGCCTTGTTCACATCATTAGCAGTAGTGGTGGTTCAGATTACACTTGTTAGGGGTGAGACTAAAGCAGAGAGGAGGGTAGTCGGGGTTATCAACAAGTTGATGTGGTTGGCTTCTGTGTGCACTACAGTGGCGTTCATTTCATCTGCTTATATTGTGGTTGGTCGTCACTTCCAGTGGGCAGCGCTTCTGGTGACCCTCGTTGGTGGAATGATCATGGCCGGTGTGCTTGGTACAATGACCTACTATGTGGTGAGATCCAAGCGCACGCGTTCAATCAGGAAGAAGGTGAAATCGACAAGGAGGAGTGGCTCAAACTCGTGGCAGCAGAACTCAGACTTCTCAGATTCAGAGATAGACCGGATATACGCCATATGA